In the Onychostoma macrolepis isolate SWU-2019 chromosome 08, ASM1243209v1, whole genome shotgun sequence genome, gatccagtgtggttttaactgtgtttttcattatttaaatgtatgctactatggGAGACCaatgcttaattaaaaaaaacaaaacaaaaaaacacatgctactgattttgataatgaacaaaaattttcctctgcatcctaactcaagCTACTATCAAAtttgcatttctaagagacaaaaagttgcattattattattattattaataatattatcaggcaacctgtttcttgatttgaaacaataGGCCTATCACTCATtagaaaatgcagaaaataagaaatacatttttctatttagatatttattttgttaaggaaaattaatggactggtttctacaactttcactttggaacaaaattgtggttttaaacctgaaagaaataaagattgGACATTTATCATGATAATTATCGATATTGACtgatatgaaaacaaaaatatcatgataatttttttggccatatcgcccagccctaactAAAACAGGACAAGTTGACTAAACATGATAAAAACTAAAAGTTGCAATTGACaagactaaattaaaaatagctgacaaaattaacactgaaggtctttgcacacctcacgttgtgtcaatcacgtttacacactgcctccgaaacattcgtccatcataaaaaaatttggatcaggttcgactttatttatttttacatccgtagcaagcattttgataggaaaggatgaagAATacgaaaaaaaagaagaagaaaaaatgcatatgaaaatttcggactcagtgtgcaaggaccatAATTCATTCCCACACTGACCTGGCTTGATCTTCATCACTACAGGCTTCCTGTGCTTGTCTCGCATCTGTTTGATGTCTAGGAGCTCATGCGGGTTGCCGTTGTGCCGAGGCCAGGTGTACACAAACACACGGGAGCCACTGCTGCCACAGTCCACCACCAGCCCGTAGTTCAGGTTGGGGTTATTGGTGTCCGTGGCCTCCATATCCGGCACCCGACCCAAACGTCTAGTGGAGACACATCGATCAGGATGATTAGTTTTCCTTAGATGCATAACAGAAATAACAGAACGGATGAGAACTGAGAACGTCGTTTTACGTGTGGATGTGTCTGTCCTCTCTTAACCAGCTGTACTGGCCCTTCCCTGTGACCAGCAGCAGGTACAGCAGCCCCATCACACCAGCCAACAGacccagcagcagcagctgccTGAAGGAAGGCAACAGGAACCGCGGCAGAACCACCGGAGACAGGCTGAAGTGCCAGGATGCTGGAAACAGACAGGAAATGCTAATCCTgtagagagggaaaaaaatatgatgaGAAATCTATCACTATGGTTACTGGATCCTCTTAGCTTGGCTAAAattaggaaaaagaaaaaaaaagatttttagtgCTTGTTCAATTCACTTTATTAAAAAGAGCTAAAAGCAACATGTTCAGTTGACTGAAATATAAGTTTAATTTTGTGGTGGGAATACATTAATCATTTTTGTTGCATTAACTGAAAATGCATGGGTGGATTGTTTGTTCCCAGCAACCTTTGCATAAGATTGTATATTCATTGTCATTAGTATAGTgatgtatgaagcacagctcacacaaaggtcactttcaaaccaagcagctttctatGTGGCAAATTCACATGACCTACTTGCTGAAATCATTCACCCACGCACAAAATACAGAACTGTGTGATTGtaattgaaatgactggatttcagCAGTGAAAATTTACCACACATTCACTGTTTAATGTTCAGTTACGTCGAACATTTAAAAGAGTTTCTGCTGTTGATGTTTTTTGTGGTTACCACTGAACTGACGAGTAAAGACCGTGGTTAGTTGTAGAATAGTTATAtggtgtttttgtttcattaaatgaaCACAGCTATGCTAATGTCGGTGCAGTGACAAGTAGTgacaatgtaaataaatacattttctattaaaaaaattaaataaaaattgcattacAATGAGAAATCAACAAGTATGTTTTTGTTCACTTTGTTAGATTTGACTTAACTTAGATAACTGGACTTCTTATGGAATCCTATTACTAATAAactaagaataaaataaaaacaaggtaattgcgactttttctcttaacaattctggctttttttccccctttcttttttttttgcactgcgagatggaaaaaaaacatcagaattTCAAGATATAAATAGCAATCTCTACGtttctatttttctattatttttctatttctatcttttttcagaattgtgagaaaaatggCCGTAATAACCTTCCACAGATTTTACTTGATGCAATGTGTGAATTCATTTGAACAATCTGTGTAAAGTCGGAGTGTTGTTTAAATTTGACTAGTCTGCACCAAAAACCATTCACAATCAGACCAGGATTGTGGATTTAGAAAGCAAAAAACATTTATCCTTATTTCACCTTGACCTTAAAGGTGTGTCAAGCAGGAGAAAATCATAGAATAAATAAGGTAAGGATTtatttgccattacatacatcACATTTCACACCAGTACCGCCGCtctttaattacaattaatattttattaaagttctattttgaccccATAGTACgttttttttacttccatatttgagggagggggcacaacaatactACAATCCTGCTTAGGGAACCCATATGGCCAGCAGTGGCCCTGAGAAACAACCACTTTCCTCAAATAACTTCAGCTTTGTACTTGCCTTCCCATTGCTGTAGTGGATGAAGAGGTGATGTGGACGAATCAAAGCTTTACTACCAGCTTCTTCTCTGTACAGGTGTATTCCTCCATGACTTCATATTTCAAGGCATCATCACCATCAGGGGCTTTCACACGGGTTCAGGTGAGTTGAGGAGACGTGGCATGTCCTTACATGAGGAAGtggggggagaaaaaaaaaaaaacgcttcaCAGTTCACTCACGAGACCTAAGCGATAGATCACAACTAATGTCTGTGACTTACGATCTAGTTAGTTGCCTACATAGACCACATTCATCGGGGCTTTCAAAGGCGCCTATGAGTCTCATAATTAACGAATCGAACATGACctaaatgctgtctaggtaaCGTTAGCCAGCTCACTAGATTTTGAAAGGCAACCACAATTAACGTCTGATCAGGCCGAGAACAGTTTCGATGATAAACGGATGCCTATTTGATAGTTAAAAGTAGGTCTGTAAGGTTTTGGAGAGATAGACTTGACTGATTAAATGCTGTCAGATGTGTTTGTTCTCTTCTGACCAGATAAATATCTGTATGAACGCAGCAATATGTTCTCACCGTTCGGCTACAACTGGGACGAATGCGTCAATAATAGAGCCATCCTCCGTGTTTTATGAATTCAGTGGTCCTATGATTGAAATTCTCTCGGTGAACACACAAATATGGCACTTTAATTCCTTTAGCAGTGATGAGCGTTCAAATGTGGTCAAGAAAAGCCGCTAATTCCCGGTAGTTACCGAGCCACTGTTCAGTTCCGTAGTAAAAACGGTCAGTGCGCATGCGTGTCAATTCCGGAAACTGCGTGTACACTGCTGCTCTGACGTCATGTTGCGTTTCCACTTCGTCACTAGTAAACATTGAAAGTTTATTCAAATCAGTTATCttagaaacataaaaatatatagttataaagaAATATAGGATTAatgtacactaccgttcaaaggtttggagttggtaaccaaaaaaataaataaattattcagcAGTAGTAAAGACAATTATGTTACAAAATTATGTCtctttcaaacaaatgcagatgttttgaactttctattcatagtataatcctaaaaaataaagcactgttttaacaaaaaaaaaaaaactttttgccattctgaaggatcatgtaacactgaagactgaagtaatggtgctGACAATTCagtatgaataaattatatttctttgattttaaattgtaataatatttcacaatattattatttttaccctatttattcttttacacataaatgcagccttgataagAAAATgtgacttctttcagaaacaatACATCTTACCAAACGTTTATTTTCTCTAATTTCTGGCAGTGTTTATAACTTATTAATATGGTAATACACTTAAAACTACAGATTTGAATATACTATACTCTTCAAAgaaaaatactactactactactactactactactactactaataataataataataataatgcaaagaCAGATCTGAGTGAGCATCTCGCTTCTCAAAACAACGCACACAGAATATTCCTTATTTGGCATCATAATTTGTAGTTTTATTAGAATAATACATTGTACAGACTTTACAAACTCAAAAAGGCCACTCTTAAAActctatttaaaaaacaaaaatagacaTGCCAATACAAACATGAATAAGGGCTTTTCTTAAAGACTTGGTAGGGCTGATTACAATGCAAGGACACGCGAGTACTGTATCTGATGGCTTTCTTTAGTGGATAGCGATTAACCCATTTTAGTGGCTGCTTGTGCTGAGCGGTCGGTCACTGTGCCGGCTCCGGCCTCCTGTGAGCTGAGATACTTCCTCTTGGCACAGCTGAGGAGCAGAGAAAAGAAAACACGAGTCATGATCAATCATGAAATCTACTACAAGAAAAAGAGcagtgaaatatttatattaatttaaaggggtcatatgatgcgatttcttgttttccttttctttagtgtgttatgtagctgtttgtgcatgtatatgatctgcagagttacaaagctcaaagtctcccacaaaaggatttattctatctaaagcaggggtctccaaccctgctcctggagagctaccgTCCTACAGAtttcagctccaaccccaatcaaacacacctgaaccagctaatcaaggtcttcaaggCTACTTGTTAATTTcagacaggtgtgttggagcagggttggaacggAAATCCGCAGGATGGTAgctctccaggaacagggttggagATCCCTGATCtaaagagaaggctgatccagactgGGCTAAAATGCCCCATTAAGGATGACGGCGACGAGGATGATCAACGGCACAAAACATGCCTAACAGCGTgcgtgcgtgagagagagagagagagactgcctGAATGACTGAGCGCGTCCTCCATCAGGTTAAgtcatattcataaaaaaataaatagtttgcaaTGTCCTAAGAGTAATGTTGAGGTAATATCCTTTCAACTTTTAAGAATAGTGTACTCCCCCATGGCTCGcgtcaatgcatttatttctataaagtgaAGGATCAGCTTCAGCTTTACCCCCTGTCGTTTATCCCAGCGTTTACCCCTTACGTCACTGGCTCCGCCCTTGCGCCATCGCATGTGACTGGAAGAGAAGATGAGTCGTTTTGAGGGGGAGGGGAggttaacatttttgattaaagattaccaaaggcacatgaatttaaaaaaaataatgaagtgcACGGacacattatttataataaacactacagtattccacaaaaaaataagaattttcaattttgatttcatgccgactttaaccgcggcttgtgtactgcaaatacatacgagcatcatcactgtgtctgtcactcGACTCGGTTCCCctttcgggcttgaactgatggtaaaactaacttgaaagctgaagctcacGATTATGGTAAGGGTAATTACTTTTCCGACGCGCACTTGTGATGTTCGGCCAATTAAactgttctctgatatctacatagaaggtatgtggcttaggtaagggaaacaattctccagaaacggttttacatgtgcatttacaaccctaggatttctccctagaatgaagtggtctgttattggcttatttggaagggtcatgaataattattaatattaatatgcagggcactgaaactgctttcaaatgcactatcgctttttactttcactttcaagatTCGCGATCGCAtgaactctgtttatactatgaagcggcagtacttaccacacattttgcaagatcagatgcttgtcagtggtgctcagaatctgtaaatcattcgccatcatcctcagtcatctctccttactctgtttatgtggtaagtgaaatcttatttactgtactgtaacaggctaccgctagcgaggagctaaccatgtccctttagtggctcgcattattttattagaacgcgttatttgcttttGACACAAACCCCTCCCTGCACTTCACaccccctgcacagcctggaacataacatacatttccatgatctgccattttcgctgttgtcctcgcttgtttcttcacaatacctgcagaacttctgatggttcggctggtggctggcctagaacatgggcgggtatatgcaaatgttgggggcgtaactattactGATCCCGACTGTcacgtcacagtcggtgttatgttctgattcactttttttcagtggtcttttttattcacgagatttacataaggaggaggaaacaatggtttTCGAGGCTCAttgtatgtcatttccatgtaaaGAACTCTTATTaatcaactatgccaaggtaaagacagttttccattctatggcacctttaaaaaaaGTCTGCATCAATAATAGATGGTCTCATTTAATTATTTGCCAGTTTGTTTTGACATCATTCGCATTGGGTCTGGGAGATTTACACATGAAGGGGAcatttgattgacatttaaaacaacCAACCACAATCTGCTTTTTGTATCAACATTACACATAAATCTGGTttattaacaacaacataaTATGAAAGCAAACAGTGGTTGTAACAAGTGGGGCGGGGCCAAGAGCCGTGGGAGTGGAGCAAGGCCGGTGGAGTTTAATGGTAATGAGCAACACCTGCACCACTCACCGGTCTCGATCTCTCCAGAAagataaaaggaggagtgacAACAGTGcaagacgagagaggaccaggcctggacttttgtgttttgtgtgcggCAGTCGTCCGCGAGGGGCTGCCTCATtacttttgtgtttatttattttattaaacttgtTTGAATGTTCGCCGGTTCCCGCCTCCTCCTTCCCGTAtctacgaactgtgttacaGTGGTGCTACGGTCTCTGTGAAACTTtgcaaagacaaaaataattttgtcttgTTTAGCTTGTTTCACAAAGTAAATGTTGTCAAGATACTGgaatttctcattttagtacaatagtttaaaaaatattcaatGCCAATACTAATACCACAGGGAATAACTGCTACAACATTAAAATGTAgctaatatataataaatataatataattaatacgattattatttcaaaagacaaaaatatatattgctattttaatacaactgcactgtaaaatttaaaattataatttaaaatattttactagtTATTTTACTCTACACAGCAggattaaaatcattaaaaaaaaaaaatcattcacttGCAAGAGGTAAATCCTCAAGcattttttttgtcagaaaACTATTGGTATTGTTGTATCAATACTGCATAAAATGAGTGCTGAAACCCTTTCAAATGTTTCAGTATTGATATGTACAGAAACAAATTCAGTATTTTTGACAACACCACTTCAAATGCGAGCAATAATGACAATGCTGCTTGTCTGATCAAACACCATTAACTAGTGACATTTCAGAAATAACTAGAAGTGTAAAATAACCTGTGTCAGAGACTGTAAGTCGACTTAGTTCTCTGTCCAATTCCTCATCTGTGATGCCTAGACTGGAATCAGGCACGGAGGGCAGAGACTGCACAAAATCAGCATCCAGGATACCCGTTTTCCTTGGAGGAGAAATAGGATGCGTCGGGACCACTGGGAGCACGTCGTTATCTGGGATGGTTTTCTCCAATAATGACTTCAGCTCCTCCTCCAACTCCTCTGAATCCTCACCTATGAGCACATGAAGCATTAGTTTTTAAGGCAACTTTATGGTAAAGACTGTTCCAGCTTACACCTATTACTCCACACCCATGAAAAGATCTCATGGTCTGCAGACATTGCTGATATATAGAATTCATCTGGGAAATTCATATGGTTTAGAAAATACATTTAGGgaaaaacaaaaagtgaaaattttATACCAGAATCCAGCGCTCCACTGGCAAGAGTCTGGTTGACTTCATCCTGAGTGTCGCATAACTGTGCAAAAAGCataaatggaaaataaagaacttctttttaaaatatgtataattacATTCTAACTAATATTAGCATAAACAATGCATTTCTGATTAATCACCTCCTGTATCTGATCAACCAGGTTTTCTGCTCGCTCCACAGTCACACCCTTCAGTGAGATTCTCAGAGCCGCCACACCTGCCTGGTATGCCTGCATCACCTGTTCACAcgtataaaaacatttaattaagcCATGCATaatgtacagtgccctccactaatattggcacacttggtaaatatgagcaaaggcggctgtgaaaataaatctgcattgtttatcctttttacctttcattcaaatcattgaagtaaaacaatggaaagtgtgtgtgtggggtctcagtgtgaaataaatgctttctctagttcatgttggccataATTATTGGCAaccaattattgcaacgtccttttcccaagataacggctctgagttttctcctataatgcctgaaaaGTTTGGAGAgcacctgataagagatcagagaccattttcttcatacagattctctccagatccttcagattcacagcttcttctcttcagttcaccactcatcttctatagggttcaggtcagaggactgggacgTCCATGACAgaagcttcatttttttaatcagtaacCCATTTTGggtttgttttggattattgtcctgagggaagatccaaccacggcccgttataagatttctaacagagtcagtcaggtttagattttttatctgttggtatttgatcgAATCCATGATGCTAGGTGtctgaacaagatgtccaggatctctgacagaaaaacaggcccacaacattaaagatccagcagtatatttaaccgtggacatggggtactttttatccttgtttcagtttcatctgaccatagaagccagtcccatttgaagttccagtcgtgtctgataactgaatatgctggagtttgtttttggatgagcgaggagaatttttcttgaaaccctgccaaacaacatgtggtgatgtaggggctgtttgtaatttttttttttaagctttctgaccccaaaactcaactaatctctgcagTTCTcaagctgtggtccttggagagtctttggccactcaaactctccttctcaccgtgcattaggatgatatgGACATGTGTCCTCTTTCAGGCAGATTTAGTTGAtaggaacctcttaattatggggattttaaatgctttagctcttttcttacagccactttctattttgtgatgctcaacaatcttttgctgcacatcagaaatatattctttggttttactccttgtgatgattaagggaatttggcctttgtgttcctcatatttataatcctgtgaaacaggaagtcatggctagACAGTTTCACGCTCATTGTtgccctggtgtgctaaaaatttttttttaaatatgaatgggaatatacttcagagatattttactcataagaatttctaggggtgccaataattgtggccaacatgcattgAAATTTATAGAAATTTCTTCTTCCAACATTGAGACTAATTTCAtggttttaccgtttactgcacggtACAGCTTACTGtcataaacataataaatgtctaTGCTTTCTGCAACAACACTTAGCTGCCCGCAGATGTGCCTGCCTATAAATCAGCCTAATTTGCAGCACAATCGGCCGTTGccgattcattttaaaatgccaaaaatcatctgAACAGAATAACTCACTAGAGATAAAACcccaatttacatgtttgccgGTGGTTTTAGATCATCTGCGCTTTTTCCGCTGTTTAAGCGTTGTCAGATTGGAGAGATGAAGTAAAACACTGGGCAAAAAATGTgtctatttaaaagaaaagctttGATTGGAGGATTTAAACTCTTGACATCTGGCAACCCTTAAGCATGAATGCTTGTGGAGGCATGAAACCAATGAaagaaagcaaaacattttcagGAAATCTGAGGGAAAATATTGCAGATGATTATGCTTAATCGAGAGAAGCAATAATCATGATCACTATGGGCATGTGAATGTGTTggtaaattactgaaatattctCAGGGcgtacttcaagtaaatattttagttcAAAGGGGTTTGGCTGACAAACAATTTGAGGAATTCCTGCTTTAAGCGGTGTAGACGacattaatttcagaaaaatgtgaatAGCAATACACTGCTGGCTTGTATGAGTGCAACGTGGCGAAGCATGGGTGATGTTCACTGGTGTTGGCCAACAGCATGTGTTGCAACTCGCAGCAGACGGTCAGTGCATCTGTGTGTCTGTGCGTCTCACCAGGCGGTCGGTTTGGGAGTTCGCTATTCTGTCCAGGATCCCCTTCACTGTCTCGAGCTGAGCAAATAGACGGTCTGCTTTCTTCTCCACCCGCTTGCTCCCACGTAAACACCTCAGGGCCTGTGGCAGGAAAAGGTGGCaattcattaaaacaaatttcTTGCCTATTACAATAGgtacaaaacataaaaagggCACTCATACCTGTGATTTCTTCCCCTCTTTAAGCAGCGATTTTGCCTGCTGCTTACACCTGCACAATAGACAACACATAATTTAACTGCAGCTCTATTGTAATAACCCATCATGTCACAGAAATGACACTAGCTGGAATAACGTCAATGCAATTTGGATGAACTGTCTCACTTTTCTGCTTCCTGTCCCAACACCTCCACCCTCTCCTCCAGAAGCTTCTCGCTGCGCTGGAGCTGATAGATGCCCAGGTCCACCTCGCTGACGGGAGACACACGGCCTTGTCCTGCCTGGCTAAATTTCACCAGCTATACATGGACATGGTCAAAAGTTTCATTAGAACCAAGCAATCTGAAACCAAACTTGATACTAATCaacagtgttgggtaagttactttcaaaaagtaattaattacagttactaattacatcatcaatattgtatttaaattactttactgattactctgtctgaaaagtaacttagttactcaataagtaacttaattattcaaatcgctaattaggctacatcttaaaatccctataaaccttaatagaaattaaactgtttattctttcaatttgagtcaaacatagaatagtttagccttttagatttaacacaactttaatacttaaacatttttataaaaaatgttaaccttctttggttaacaaatataaatactctgcaaaatatctgaataacaaaaaagcttaaaagttaaacaatacatttcagtttgatGTTCATgaaaagcccaactagtaaaatccatacaggtttatgtaaaaataacacgttaactaatgtaggtaagaataaattacagaaatgatacttttttttttcattaagttaatttagaaaaacgtttggagtatttttgtttgttaaatataagttttatataatgtataacgaCCAAGCAGGCAGCAGCatacagtgagctgatcatagcctatgtttgatcaatttaaccttctcaaatcatcacgacttgcctaaaataaaatgtatagatatactaaaacagttcaagcatataataatgtttaaacgttaaacctgcactataataataatgtgcgcTAGCCTATATccaagtttgtgcggagagtggaagctaaagcgcgctctgcaggacatggaggcagcagggaaatcacttgcattttttcagtggaaacaacttaaaatagcctacgccgtcttttttcttttttctgataaaaggtaagagtaatacatcattcggaactgtaaagggtgcACTCACAAGATCAACAAAaggttgtgcttttattaaacaaagaaaacaaacatgatgcgttttctgccgtctcgtcttgaacaggagcgcttcacaaaaacgaaccgAAGCTgcgcgaatacatgcctcacagacatgataaatatatctatagaaagctttaaattatcacgtaacaaaaaaaaacaacaaaaaaaaacaaaacaaaataaagttattataatcttaatcataatcaataaagaggcatttctctctaaaggcgcgtctaatgaggagacggcgagtcaggatcagcaAGTCACTTGTTctcgctgctgctgcgggacactaaacaccgtcgagccgctctcaGTCGCGGCAGCACGGTCTCGGCTAATACGGGACGATTGGCAACCCTACTTAAatgtatctgagtatttaaggtttctctgtgaatcagggAAATCTGAAAGTGAACGAACCGGCGCGCGGAGGGTTAACGCcgctgcattcaattttatctttagatggtaaatttagatttcaaattcaacattgattttagaactgttgaaattatttagtgtatgtaacgcaagtactttataagtaactgtaattaaattacctaaaaatgaacagtaatcccttactttactttttcagtggataagtaatttaattacagtaacgccTTACTTAGTAACgcattacacccaacactgctaATCAACCAATCAGTGCCCTGTGATTTTAGCGACACATTTAGGTCGCTGATTGGTTGAAGAAATGTTGAAACATGACTGTATCAGATATACataaccattcaaaagttgtttaatgtttttatcagaagattcttatgctcaccaaatctacaaatatttgtaaattatgaaataacagtacaatttaaaataaccattgtctaaattttacaatttcattTATTCCTGAATTttgagcatcattactccagtcttcagtgtcacatgctcCTTCAGAactcattccaatatgctgatttgctgctcaagaaacatttattattataaatcaatgttaaaaacagttttgttcCTCTATATTTATTGTAGAAACcatgatttatttttggttttggaACATGGAAAGTTCAAATGAGCAGCATataattgaaatataatttttttttaacattataaatgcctttactatggaagcccatttccaccatggaataattttacaaaaaatttttttttttttctttaaattatatatatacactcgaaattctgagaaaaaaagtgtttgaatGATTACTACCCCAGCGtaaaagtacactttagcatacttttaaaaagagtactaattatggaaataatacattttaaaagaatacaCTTCAGTGCAAACTCAACGTATTGTTTTTAGACACTTAACTGCatgttttctttaaattatatatacactcaaaattctgagaaaaaaggtctgaattcttactttttttccTTGCAGcgctgagtttatatctcataaaaaaagaactgagatgtaaactcagaattgtgaaaaaaCGTCGTAAAGACAGAACtgtaagataaaaagtcataattattattttttcccatGGCAGAAATAAGATTCCATAATTATTTCATGCAAATTgcatgcatctttgctgaatagaaatgtttttcatttaaaaaaaaaaaaaaaaaaacctttgaatGACAGTGAAGTGAGGAATCACTGAAAAATGGTATAACCTGCATTATTACCTACAGATCTTTCAAAATGCATCAACTTTCTTTCCCTAAAGTCTGTGCGGCTACATCAAGGTTCGCTCTTGTAC is a window encoding:
- the chmp7 gene encoding charged multivesicular body protein 7 isoform X2, giving the protein MSVSVEKRDACFPPDWEDDERMAFLFSAFKENRDVDCTDWDGKIDFWSPLIIDHCRRRGSVCVILQELNESFRRKGSVPLGLSTVLQSMIRSGKVQKESDFAANVDSGWLSWGVGLLLVRPLKWTLSALLGSGRVTLEESFVVIDLVKEKAAALLAAYRASPLATHSLLSFQELRALSSHICPDESSLCLALLQLQREKHVTVSLHEGEKLVKFSQAGQGRVSPVSEVDLGIYQLQRSEKLLEERVEVLGQEAEKCKQQAKSLLKEGKKSQALRCLRGSKRVEKKADRLFAQLETVKGILDRIANSQTDRLVMQAYQAGVAALRISLKGVTVERAENLVDQIQELCDTQDEVNQTLASGALDSGEDSEELEEELKSLLEKTIPDNDVLPVVPTHPISPPRKTGILDADFVQSLPSVPDSSLGITDEELDRELSRLTVSDTAVPRGSISAHRRPEPAQ
- the chmp7 gene encoding charged multivesicular body protein 7 isoform X1 — encoded protein: MHQKVRLPTANKHQRRRRIRAVLLSSGTMSVSVEKRDACFPPDWEDDERMAFLFSAFKENRDVDCTDWDGKIDFWSPLIIDHCRRRGSVCVILQELNESFRRKGSVPLGLSTVLQSMIRSGKVQKESDFAANVDSGWLSWGVGLLLVRPLKWTLSALLGSGRVTLEESFVVIDLVKEKAAALLAAYRASPLATHSLLSFQELRALSSHICPDESSLCLALLQLQREKHVTVSLHEGEKLVKFSQAGQGRVSPVSEVDLGIYQLQRSEKLLEERVEVLGQEAEKCKQQAKSLLKEGKKSQALRCLRGSKRVEKKADRLFAQLETVKGILDRIANSQTDRLVMQAYQAGVAALRISLKGVTVERAENLVDQIQELCDTQDEVNQTLASGALDSGEDSEELEEELKSLLEKTIPDNDVLPVVPTHPISPPRKTGILDADFVQSLPSVPDSSLGITDEELDRELSRLTVSDTAVPRGSISAHRRPEPAQ